From one Streptomyces sp. ICC1 genomic stretch:
- a CDS encoding caspase family protein, giving the protein MIPQGFLPPTLGPGRTFALVAGVESYAVSHHWNLHGPARDALRFARWLTGPGQVPPDHVRLLLSPLEDPDALDWAGSPGLEALRGTYRPATEENAKSALLDELPECDGDLLWIFWAGHGYTDPRGGELMLPCADARPGRIRHLNLDSALRWWRTDLVKHRRFPLQAALVDACRVDAPRDARWNFGSSDYGGGATVPGRRQFRLYASREGEAAQNDAERGAGRFTEALLGELGGRSVREGVEGLADTARSIHRAFGELRERGEGWQLPQFVVDRDWDACSFLDEDQPGVTLPRAARLDQAAWDGLGRLFEGRDLPRCAYEAYVWAFRAAGCAAPLQGGLPGDTLLEVASDLDERHGGPDGMPLAVPFVRFLGERAGAGDERWAALLRDWVSTTLERLALPVLLPPPPPARRTALHVRLEPSPGGEDGFLARMWLRRDEPGRVREPAGGPGRREAYEHIWESEGEPVPLDAVREELLRRLGSAGRAPAGHAEAGRPPQEVERIEFHVPYELLDSDFDQWPVPRGPRGRPRPLGLLYQVVVRCPQEREDTGAEWRGKWRWLWSRGGRHADAVRVVSDGEAGDGLGMELGAGPAPACVLAHTRAGARTGAGVRRHRQSCIKDRGRVRAAGFGPGAGPGPGCGVVVWGAGLFRREVCHHEGYRRPGRVRLAQNRGLAGAPDAEAAVGQWFHGRCGHGEGMARGGAEPQREVAGVRVQPAQPGFRAGGLDEREDSLAHGLGPALLDHPPPRRRQPLPASGAGVLKVHPGSLGSGPPPRQ; this is encoded by the coding sequence CGCCGGACCACGTGAGGCTGCTGCTCTCCCCGCTCGAGGACCCCGACGCCCTCGACTGGGCGGGCTCGCCGGGGCTGGAGGCCCTGCGCGGCACGTACCGGCCCGCCACCGAGGAGAACGCGAAGTCCGCGCTCCTCGACGAACTCCCCGAATGCGACGGTGACCTGCTCTGGATCTTCTGGGCCGGGCACGGCTACACCGATCCGCGCGGCGGTGAGCTGATGCTGCCCTGCGCGGACGCCCGGCCCGGCCGGATCCGCCACCTCAACCTCGACTCCGCGCTGCGCTGGTGGCGCACCGACCTCGTCAAACACCGCCGCTTCCCGCTCCAGGCGGCCCTGGTGGACGCCTGCCGGGTCGACGCCCCGCGCGATGCCCGGTGGAACTTCGGCAGCAGCGACTACGGCGGCGGCGCCACCGTCCCCGGCCGGCGGCAGTTCCGGCTGTACGCCTCCCGGGAGGGCGAGGCCGCGCAGAACGACGCGGAGCGCGGCGCGGGGCGCTTCACGGAGGCGCTCCTCGGGGAACTGGGCGGGCGCTCCGTGCGGGAGGGCGTCGAGGGGCTCGCCGACACGGCCCGCTCCATCCACCGTGCCTTCGGCGAACTGCGCGAGCGCGGAGAGGGCTGGCAGCTCCCGCAGTTCGTCGTGGACCGGGACTGGGACGCCTGCTCCTTCCTCGACGAGGACCAGCCCGGGGTGACGCTGCCGCGCGCGGCCCGCCTGGACCAGGCCGCCTGGGACGGGCTCGGCAGGCTCTTCGAGGGCCGGGACCTGCCCCGGTGCGCCTACGAGGCGTACGTGTGGGCGTTCCGGGCGGCCGGCTGCGCGGCCCCGCTCCAGGGCGGGCTGCCCGGCGACACCCTGCTGGAGGTGGCCTCGGACCTCGACGAACGCCACGGCGGCCCGGACGGGATGCCGCTCGCGGTGCCCTTCGTACGGTTCCTCGGCGAGCGGGCCGGCGCGGGCGACGAGCGGTGGGCGGCCCTGCTGCGCGACTGGGTGAGCACCACCCTCGAACGCCTCGCCCTGCCCGTGCTCCTGCCCCCGCCCCCGCCCGCGCGCAGAACGGCCCTGCACGTGCGGCTGGAGCCGTCGCCGGGCGGCGAGGACGGGTTCCTGGCCCGGATGTGGCTGCGCCGGGACGAGCCGGGGCGGGTGCGGGAGCCGGCGGGCGGGCCCGGCCGCCGGGAGGCGTACGAGCACATCTGGGAGTCGGAGGGCGAGCCCGTCCCGCTGGACGCGGTCCGCGAGGAACTCCTGCGCCGGCTCGGCAGCGCGGGCCGGGCACCGGCCGGGCACGCCGAGGCCGGGCGGCCGCCGCAGGAGGTGGAGCGGATCGAGTTCCACGTGCCGTACGAGCTGCTGGACTCGGACTTCGACCAGTGGCCGGTCCCGCGCGGCCCCCGCGGCCGGCCCCGGCCCCTGGGGCTGCTCTACCAGGTGGTGGTGCGCTGCCCGCAGGAGCGCGAGGACACCGGCGCCGAGTGGCGGGGCAAATGGCGCTGGCTGTGGTCCCGGGGCGGCCGGCACGCCGACGCGGTCCGGGTGGTGTCCGACGGGGAGGCGGGTGACGGGCTCGGCATGGAGCTGGGGGCGGGCCCGGCGCCCGCGTGCGTACTGGCGCACACGCGGGCCGGCGCGCGGACGGGGGCAGGAGTGCGTCGGCATCGTCAAAGTTGTATAAAGGACAGGGGCCGGGTCCGGGCTGCGGGGTTCGGCCCGGGTGCGGGGCCGGGCCCCGGCTGTGGGGTTGTGGTGTGGGGGGCGGGGTTATTCCGTCGGGAGGTTTGCCACCACGAGGGCTATCGCCGCCCGGGCCGTGTCCGTCTCGCCCAGAACCGTGGTCTGGCGGGGGCCCCGGACGCGGAAGCGGCCGTCGGGCAGTGGTTCCACGGCCGGTGCGGTCACGGCGAAGGGATGGCCCGAGGAGGCGCTGAACCACAGCGTGAAGTGGCTGGTGTACGGGTACAGCCGGCGCAGCCGGGGTTCCGCGCCGGCGGCCTCGATGAGCGCGAGGACTCCCTGGCTCATGGGCTCGGACCCGCTCTGCTCGACCATCCGCCGCCACGTCGTCGGCAGCCGCTGCCAGCGTCTGGCGCTGGGGTCCTCAAGGTTCATCCGGGCAGTCTGGGGTCCGGGCCGCCGCCAAGGCAATGA
- a CDS encoding PDR/VanB family oxidoreductase: protein MRRGTAATVVALAGTAWLAKRAIGRRINGGSPLWPLPALENPVSGYSPRRWIPTLIVSRTEPAQGVLSLVLESPELPPWAPGAHVDVALPSGVVRQYSLCGDPAAQGRYTIAVRLVEDGRGGSREAHAQLVEGAELSVRPPRNRFPLEPSPSYAFVAGGIGITPILPMLRAATAAGADWTLLYGGRSRTSMPFLAELEAYGDRVTILPEDEAGLPDLAPLSGSPEGTLVYCCGPAPLMEAVRAAAPAGVPVHLERFSPAAGAGDAKPFTVELHRSGRTVEVAATESTLAAVRRELPDTPYSCEQGFCGTCLHRVLSGEVDHRDALLTDGEREDSMLLCVSRAAADRLVLDL, encoded by the coding sequence ATGAGGCGGGGCACGGCGGCGACCGTGGTGGCGCTGGCGGGCACGGCGTGGCTGGCGAAACGGGCGATCGGCCGGCGCATCAACGGCGGCTCGCCGCTCTGGCCGCTGCCGGCGCTGGAGAACCCGGTGTCGGGCTACTCGCCGCGCCGCTGGATCCCCACGCTGATCGTCTCCCGTACGGAGCCGGCGCAGGGCGTGCTGTCCCTGGTGCTGGAGTCCCCGGAGCTCCCCCCGTGGGCCCCGGGCGCGCACGTGGACGTGGCGCTCCCCTCGGGCGTGGTCCGCCAGTACTCCCTGTGCGGCGACCCGGCCGCACAGGGCCGCTACACGATCGCGGTCCGGCTCGTCGAGGACGGCCGCGGGGGCTCGCGCGAGGCGCACGCGCAGCTGGTGGAGGGCGCGGAGCTGTCCGTCCGCCCGCCGCGCAACCGGTTCCCCCTGGAGCCCTCCCCCTCGTACGCCTTCGTCGCGGGCGGCATCGGCATCACGCCGATCCTGCCGATGCTGCGGGCGGCCACGGCGGCGGGCGCCGACTGGACCCTGCTGTACGGGGGCCGCTCGCGCACCTCGATGCCGTTCCTGGCGGAGCTCGAGGCGTACGGGGACCGGGTCACGATCCTCCCGGAGGACGAGGCGGGCCTCCCCGACCTGGCCCCGCTCTCCGGGAGCCCCGAGGGCACCCTGGTCTACTGCTGCGGCCCGGCGCCGCTGATGGAGGCGGTCCGGGCGGCGGCCCCCGCGGGGGTCCCGGTCCACCTGGAGCGCTTCTCCCCGGCGGCCGGGGCGGGCGACGCGAAGCCCTTCACGGTGGAACTCCACCGCTCGGGCCGGACCGTCGAGGTCGCGGCGACGGAATCCACCCTGGCCGCGGTGCGCCGCGAGCTGCCGGACACCCCGTACTCCTGCGAACAGGGCTTCTGTGGCACCTGCCTGCACCGGGTCCTGTCGGGGGAGGTCGACCACCGGGACGCGCTGCTCACGGACGGCGAACGTGAGGACTCGATGCTCCTGTGCGTCTCGCGCGCGGCCGCGGACCGCCTGGTCCTGGACCTGTAG
- a CDS encoding cytochrome P450: MTCPVLPEGFDATDPDVLQDRVPYPEFAQLRQTAPVWWCPQQRGITGFDDEGYWAVTRHADVKYISTHPELFSSTTNTAIIRFNEHIQREAIDAQRLIMLNMDPPEHTRVRQIVQRGFTPRSIRGLEDALRDRARKIVAEAVEASADGSFDFVTQVACELPLQAIAELIGVPQEDRSRIFDWSNKMIAYDDPEYAITAEVGGNAAAELIGYAMNLSAARKECPAKDIVTQLVAAEGQGNLGSDEFGFFVLLLAVAGNETTRNAISHGMHAFLTHPEQWELYKATRPSTAAEEIVRWATPVVSFQRTATQDTELGGQKIKAGDRVGMFYSSANHDPEVFENPDAFDITRDPNPHLGFGGGGPHFCLGKSLAVMEIDLIFNALADALPDLRLTGEAPRRLRAAWLNGIKELRVSHG; this comes from the coding sequence ATGACCTGCCCCGTGCTGCCCGAAGGCTTCGACGCCACCGACCCGGACGTGCTCCAAGACCGGGTGCCCTACCCCGAGTTCGCGCAGTTGCGGCAGACGGCGCCCGTCTGGTGGTGCCCGCAGCAGCGGGGCATCACCGGCTTCGACGACGAGGGGTACTGGGCCGTCACCCGGCACGCGGACGTCAAGTACATCTCGACGCACCCCGAGCTCTTCTCCTCCACCACGAACACGGCGATCATCCGCTTCAACGAGCACATCCAGCGCGAAGCCATAGATGCCCAGCGCCTGATCATGTTGAACATGGATCCGCCGGAGCACACCCGCGTACGCCAGATCGTGCAGCGCGGCTTCACCCCGCGGTCCATCCGCGGGCTCGAGGACGCCCTGCGCGACCGCGCCCGGAAGATCGTCGCGGAGGCCGTCGAGGCCTCGGCGGACGGCAGCTTCGACTTCGTCACCCAAGTGGCGTGCGAGCTCCCGCTGCAGGCCATCGCCGAGCTGATCGGCGTACCGCAGGAGGACCGGTCCCGGATCTTCGACTGGTCGAACAAGATGATCGCGTACGACGACCCCGAGTACGCGATCACCGCCGAGGTCGGCGGCAACGCGGCGGCGGAGCTCATCGGTTACGCGATGAACCTGTCCGCGGCCCGCAAGGAGTGTCCGGCCAAGGACATCGTCACGCAGCTGGTGGCGGCCGAGGGCCAGGGCAACCTGGGCTCCGACGAGTTCGGCTTCTTCGTGCTGCTGCTGGCGGTCGCGGGCAACGAGACCACGCGCAACGCCATCAGCCACGGCATGCACGCCTTCCTGACCCACCCCGAGCAGTGGGAGCTGTACAAGGCGACCCGCCCCTCGACGGCGGCCGAGGAGATCGTGCGCTGGGCCACCCCCGTGGTGTCCTTCCAGCGCACCGCCACCCAGGACACCGAGCTCGGCGGCCAGAAGATCAAGGCGGGCGACCGGGTGGGGATGTTCTACTCCTCCGCCAACCACGACCCCGAGGTCTTCGAGAACCCGGACGCCTTCGACATCACCCGCGACCCGAACCCGCACCTGGGCTTCGGCGGCGGCGGCCCGCACTTCTGCCTCGGCAAGTCCCTGGCCGTCATGGAGATCGACCTGATCTTCAACGCCCTGGCCGACGCCCTGCCCGACCTGCGCCTCACCGGCGAGGCCCCGCGCCGGCTGCGCGCCGCCTGGCTGAACGGCATCAAGGAACTGCGGGTCAGCCACGGCTGA
- a CDS encoding steroid 3-ketoacyl-CoA thiolase: MAAEPVIVEAVRTPIGKRGGALANLHPAYLLGETYRELLARTGIQPDCVEQIVGGTVTHAGEQSMNPARNAWLAMGLPYETAATTVDCQCGSSQQANHMVANMISGGVMDIGIACGVEAMSRVPLGSGSKHGPGKPFPDEWNVDLPNQFEAAERIARHRGLTREDVDTLGVLSQQRAAAAWAEERFKRETFAVQVPTTEAEQAAGQGMWRLVDRDEGLRDTSMEALARLKPVMPTAVHTAGNSSQISDGAAAVMWASRKMARALKLRPRARIVAQTLVGSDPHFHLDGPIDATRAVLGKAGMSLKDIDLVEINEAFASVVLSWAQVFDQDLEKVNVNGGGIALGHPVGATGARLITTALHELERRDKEFALITMCAGGALATGTIIQRL; encoded by the coding sequence ATGGCCGCGGAACCCGTCATCGTCGAAGCCGTACGCACCCCCATCGGCAAGCGCGGGGGCGCGCTCGCCAATCTTCACCCCGCCTACCTTCTCGGCGAGACCTACCGCGAGCTCCTCGCCCGCACCGGCATCCAGCCCGACTGCGTCGAGCAGATCGTCGGCGGCACCGTCACCCACGCCGGCGAGCAGTCGATGAACCCCGCCCGCAACGCCTGGCTGGCCATGGGCCTCCCGTACGAGACCGCCGCGACCACCGTGGACTGTCAGTGCGGCAGCTCCCAGCAGGCCAACCACATGGTCGCCAACATGATCTCCGGCGGGGTCATGGACATCGGCATCGCCTGCGGGGTCGAGGCCATGAGTCGCGTGCCGCTGGGGTCGGGATCGAAGCACGGACCCGGCAAGCCCTTCCCGGACGAGTGGAACGTCGACCTCCCGAACCAGTTCGAGGCCGCCGAGCGCATCGCCCGCCACCGCGGGCTGACCCGCGAGGACGTGGACACGCTGGGCGTGCTCTCCCAGCAGCGGGCCGCGGCGGCGTGGGCCGAGGAGCGGTTCAAGCGCGAGACCTTCGCCGTGCAGGTGCCCACCACCGAGGCGGAGCAGGCCGCCGGCCAGGGCATGTGGAGGCTGGTCGACCGGGACGAGGGCCTGCGCGACACCTCCATGGAGGCGCTCGCCCGGCTCAAGCCGGTCATGCCGACGGCCGTGCACACCGCCGGGAACTCCTCGCAGATATCCGACGGCGCCGCCGCCGTGATGTGGGCCTCGCGCAAGATGGCCCGCGCGCTCAAGCTGCGGCCGCGCGCCCGGATCGTCGCGCAGACGCTGGTCGGCTCCGACCCGCACTTCCACCTGGACGGGCCGATCGACGCGACCCGCGCGGTGCTGGGCAAGGCCGGCATGTCGCTCAAGGACATCGACCTCGTCGAGATCAACGAGGCCTTCGCCTCCGTCGTCCTCAGCTGGGCCCAGGTCTTCGACCAGGACCTGGAGAAGGTCAACGTCAACGGCGGCGGCATCGCCCTCGGCCACCCCGTCGGCGCCACCGGAGCCCGGCTGATCACCACCGCGCTGCACGAGCTGGAGCGGCGCGACAAGGAATTCGCCCTGATCACCATGTGCGCGGGCGGCGCGCTGGCGACGGGCACCATCATCCAGCGGCTGTAG
- a CDS encoding C40 family peptidase — MRTPEFTEEIPDVCDCAGCARGTTAVTSTARRRRCTLRGAVVAAVGATLLMGTGVTTASAEPAPAKAGWDGSKYWYKDATGWWRWTQHYSKYAANSGASAAAKPSSSAAKPSSSAASPVRTSEPAFRGRAGWDATDRVYWYKDATGWWRWTSHKDKYERNAGRTGSSGSSGSSGSTGGSGSSGGSGGAPSGSGSPLRQGTEGAISFANSHLGDAYVWGGNGPHGWDCSGLVQAAYRSAGISLPRVASDQYRATTPISRSELRRGDLVFWTSNGNVSGIHHVAVYLGDGKYIEAPRPGKQVRVSSFSAYNPNMYGRVR, encoded by the coding sequence ATGCGCACGCCCGAGTTCACCGAGGAAATACCCGACGTCTGCGACTGCGCAGGCTGTGCCCGCGGCACGACGGCCGTGACCTCCACGGCCCGTCGCCGTCGCTGCACCCTGCGCGGGGCCGTGGTCGCGGCCGTCGGCGCCACCCTGCTGATGGGCACCGGTGTGACCACCGCGTCCGCCGAGCCCGCGCCGGCCAAGGCGGGCTGGGACGGCTCGAAGTACTGGTACAAGGACGCGACCGGCTGGTGGCGCTGGACCCAGCACTACAGCAAGTACGCGGCGAACAGCGGCGCTTCCGCGGCCGCCAAGCCCTCCTCGTCCGCCGCCAAGCCCTCCTCGTCCGCCGCCTCCCCGGTACGCACCTCGGAGCCGGCCTTCCGCGGCCGCGCGGGCTGGGACGCGACGGACCGCGTGTACTGGTACAAGGACGCCACCGGCTGGTGGCGCTGGACCAGCCACAAGGACAAGTACGAGCGCAACGCCGGCCGCACCGGCTCCTCGGGCTCCTCGGGCTCGTCCGGCTCCACGGGCGGCTCGGGCAGCTCGGGCGGCTCCGGCGGCGCCCCGTCCGGCTCAGGCAGTCCCCTTCGCCAGGGCACCGAGGGCGCGATCTCCTTCGCGAACAGCCATCTCGGCGACGCGTACGTCTGGGGCGGCAACGGCCCGCACGGCTGGGACTGCTCGGGCCTGGTCCAGGCGGCCTACCGCTCCGCGGGCATCTCCCTCCCCCGCGTCGCCTCCGACCAGTACCGCGCCACGACCCCGATCTCCCGCTCCGAACTGCGCCGCGGCGACCTGGTGTTCTGGACCTCGAACGGAAACGTGTCGGGCATCCACCACGTCGCGGTCTACCTCGGCGACGGCAAGTACATCGAGGCTCCGCGCCCGGGCAAGCAGGTCCGCGTCTCCAGCTTCAGCGCGTACAACCCGAACATGTACGGCCGCGTGCGCTGA
- a CDS encoding hemolysin III family protein → MVASDAQQHESGREVVPRDDAEAGHVVSAPTDGGSEGSEPPAGLLERAADLVEPIKPKLRGWLHAGMVPASLAAGIVLICMAGTPQATVACTVYAVTAWLLFGTSAVYHLGTWGPLGEAVLRRLDHANIFLIIAGTCTPLAVLLLAPDQRSVLLWIVWTGALAGIAFRVLWIGAPRWLYTPCYLALGWAPVRYLPDFLHSGGAAVLTLIVTGGLLYSAGAVVYALQRPDPSPRWFGYHEVFHALTVAAFTAHCIAVFLAAY, encoded by the coding sequence ATGGTTGCCAGTGATGCCCAGCAGCACGAGTCAGGACGGGAAGTAGTGCCCCGGGACGACGCCGAAGCCGGCCATGTTGTCTCCGCACCGACGGATGGAGGCAGCGAGGGCTCCGAGCCTCCCGCCGGCCTGCTCGAGCGAGCGGCCGATCTGGTGGAGCCGATCAAGCCGAAGCTACGGGGCTGGCTCCACGCCGGCATGGTCCCCGCGTCGCTGGCCGCGGGCATCGTACTCATCTGCATGGCAGGAACACCACAGGCCACCGTGGCCTGCACCGTGTACGCCGTCACCGCCTGGCTGCTGTTCGGGACGAGCGCCGTCTACCACCTCGGCACCTGGGGACCGCTCGGCGAGGCCGTCCTGCGCCGCCTCGACCACGCCAACATCTTCCTGATCATCGCCGGCACCTGCACCCCGCTCGCCGTCCTCCTTCTCGCCCCTGACCAGCGGTCCGTCCTCCTGTGGATCGTGTGGACGGGCGCTCTGGCCGGCATCGCCTTCCGCGTCCTGTGGATCGGAGCGCCCCGCTGGCTGTACACGCCCTGCTACCTGGCCCTGGGCTGGGCACCGGTGCGCTACCTGCCCGACTTCCTGCACAGCGGCGGCGCGGCCGTACTCACCCTGATCGTGACGGGCGGGCTGCTCTACAGTGCGGGCGCGGTCGTGTACGCCCTCCAGCGCCCCGACCCCTCACCCCGCTGGTTCGGCTACCACGAGGTGTTCCACGCCCTGACCGTGGCAGCTTTCACCGCGCACTGCATCGCCGTCTTCCTCGCTGCCTACTGA
- a CDS encoding carboxyl transferase domain-containing protein, which yields MTRLKTAVDPLAPEHAQARTAALERLAELDSAHAGALLGGGEKYTARHKTRGKLLARERIELLLDPDTPFLELSPLAAWGSDYPVGASMVTGIGTVEGVECLVTANDPTVRGGASNPWTLKKALRANEIARQNRLPCISLVESGGADLPSQKEIFIPGGAIFRDITRLSAAGIPTIAVVFGNSTAGGAYVPGMSDHTIMIKDRSKVFLGGPPLVKMATGEESDDESLGGADMHARTSGLADHYALDEHDAIRQARRVVARLNHRKAHADPVRAEEPLHDPEELLGIVPADLKTPFDPREVIARIVDASDFDEFKPLYGTSLVTGWATLHGYPVGILANAQGVLFSAESQKAAQFIQLANQRDIPLLFLHNTTGYMVGKEYEQGGIIKHGSMMINAVSNSKVPHLSVLIGASYGAGHYGMCGRAFEPRFLFAWPSSKSAVMGPAQLAGVLSIVSRQSAAAKGQPYDEEADAGMRAFVEAQIESESLPMFLSGRLYDDGVIDPRDTRTVLGLCLSAVHNAPVEGARGGFGVFRM from the coding sequence GTGACCCGCCTCAAGACCGCCGTCGACCCGCTCGCCCCCGAGCACGCGCAGGCCCGTACCGCCGCCCTGGAACGCCTCGCCGAGCTCGACTCCGCGCACGCCGGAGCCCTGCTCGGCGGCGGCGAGAAGTACACCGCCCGCCACAAGACGCGCGGCAAGCTCCTCGCCCGCGAGCGCATCGAGCTGCTGCTCGACCCGGACACCCCGTTCCTGGAGCTGTCCCCGCTCGCCGCCTGGGGCAGCGACTACCCGGTCGGCGCCTCGATGGTCACCGGCATCGGCACGGTCGAGGGCGTCGAATGCCTGGTCACCGCCAACGACCCCACCGTCCGGGGCGGCGCCAGCAACCCCTGGACCCTCAAGAAGGCCCTGCGGGCCAACGAGATCGCCCGCCAGAACCGGCTGCCCTGCATCAGCCTCGTCGAGTCCGGCGGCGCGGACCTCCCCTCCCAGAAGGAGATCTTCATCCCGGGCGGCGCGATCTTCCGCGACATCACCCGGCTCTCGGCGGCAGGCATCCCCACCATCGCCGTCGTCTTCGGCAACTCCACCGCGGGCGGCGCCTACGTCCCCGGCATGTCCGACCACACCATCATGATCAAGGACCGCTCGAAGGTGTTCCTCGGCGGTCCGCCGCTCGTCAAGATGGCCACCGGCGAGGAGAGCGACGACGAGTCCCTCGGCGGAGCCGACATGCACGCCCGGACCTCCGGCCTCGCCGACCACTACGCCCTCGACGAGCACGACGCCATCCGCCAGGCCCGCCGCGTCGTCGCCCGCCTCAACCACCGCAAGGCCCACGCCGATCCGGTGCGCGCCGAAGAACCCCTCCACGACCCCGAGGAACTCCTCGGCATCGTCCCCGCCGACCTCAAGACCCCCTTCGACCCCCGCGAGGTCATCGCCCGCATCGTCGACGCCTCCGACTTCGACGAGTTCAAGCCCCTCTACGGCACCAGCCTGGTCACCGGCTGGGCCACCCTCCACGGCTACCCGGTCGGCATCCTCGCCAACGCCCAAGGCGTGCTGTTCAGCGCGGAGTCGCAGAAGGCCGCCCAGTTCATCCAGCTCGCCAACCAGCGGGACATCCCGCTGCTCTTCCTCCACAACACCACCGGCTACATGGTCGGCAAGGAGTACGAGCAGGGCGGCATCATCAAGCACGGCTCGATGATGATCAACGCGGTGTCGAACTCGAAGGTCCCCCACCTCTCCGTTCTGATCGGCGCCAGCTACGGCGCCGGCCACTACGGCATGTGCGGCCGCGCCTTCGAGCCCCGCTTCCTCTTCGCCTGGCCCAGCTCCAAGTCCGCCGTCATGGGCCCCGCCCAGCTCGCCGGAGTGCTCTCGATCGTGTCCCGCCAGTCGGCGGCCGCGAAGGGACAGCCCTACGACGAAGAGGCCGACGCCGGCATGCGCGCCTTCGTCGAGGCGCAGATCGAGTCCGAGTCCCTGCCGATGTTCCTGTCCGGCCGGCTGTACGACGACGGGGTCATCGACCCGCGCGACACCCGAACCGTCCTCGGCCTGTGCCTGTCGGCCGTCCACAACGCCCCCGTCGAGGGCGCCCGTGGCGGCTTCGGCGTCTTCCGGATGTGA
- a CDS encoding SPFH domain-containing protein, giving the protein MRRTGLLWSNPLPRHTRVDVRLRHWRSEPLPVVDAEGTALRAVVLVVWRIKDTARALLAVDDHTDYLRGQVESATARVLSRMPADSFGPEPAEPRTLRDTEAVGDELTRLLAAECKAVGVEVFSARPLRIEYAPEVAAAMQRRQVASIDARHRDTVLTSVLDAVDDTVHRMSDRGLVGLDDYERKALVKDLTVAFYTARGPAADAR; this is encoded by the coding sequence ATCCGGCGTACCGGTCTCCTCTGGTCCAACCCGCTGCCCCGGCACACGCGGGTCGACGTCCGGCTGCGCCACTGGCGCAGCGAGCCGCTCCCCGTCGTCGACGCCGAAGGCACCGCACTGCGGGCCGTCGTCCTCGTCGTGTGGCGGATCAAGGACACCGCCCGCGCCCTGCTCGCCGTGGACGACCACACCGACTATCTGCGCGGGCAGGTGGAGTCCGCGACCGCCCGGGTGCTCTCCCGGATGCCCGCCGACTCCTTCGGCCCGGAGCCGGCCGAACCCCGGACCCTGCGCGACACCGAGGCCGTCGGCGACGAACTGACCCGGCTGCTCGCCGCCGAGTGCAAGGCGGTCGGCGTCGAGGTCTTCTCCGCCCGGCCGCTGCGGATCGAGTACGCGCCCGAGGTCGCCGCCGCGATGCAGCGCCGCCAAGTCGCCTCGATCGACGCCCGGCACCGGGACACCGTCCTCACCTCCGTGCTCGACGCGGTCGACGACACCGTTCACCGGATGTCCGACCGGGGGCTCGTAGGCCTGGACGACTACGAACGCAAGGCACTGGTCAAGGACTTGACCGTGGCCTTCTACACGGCGCGCGGCCCTGCCGCCGACGCCCGCTGA
- a CDS encoding sortase yields the protein MKIDAAGVDAKKMVDLKVDAAGELGVPDADTDANNPGWWTGGVTPGEKGVSVLVAHFDTKYGPALMRNVKDIKLGDVIEVPREDGRTARFKIREIEDVDKKAFPTAKVYGDTPRPELRLLTCGGALKNGHRTNNVIFYADLTR from the coding sequence ATGAAGATCGACGCGGCGGGCGTGGACGCGAAGAAGATGGTCGACCTGAAGGTGGACGCGGCCGGCGAACTGGGCGTGCCCGACGCCGACACTGACGCGAACAACCCCGGCTGGTGGACCGGGGGCGTCACCCCGGGCGAGAAGGGCGTGTCCGTCCTCGTCGCCCACTTCGACACGAAGTACGGTCCGGCCCTGATGAGGAACGTGAAGGACATCAAGCTCGGCGACGTGATCGAGGTCCCGCGCGAGGACGGCAGGACGGCGAGGTTCAAGATCCGCGAGATCGAGGACGTAGACAAGAAGGCCTTCCCCACGGCCAAGGTCTACGGCGACACCCCCCGCCCCGAACTCCGCCTCCTGACCTGCGGCGGCGCCCTCAAGAACGGCCACCGCACGAACAACGTCATCTTCTACGCCGACCTGACGCGGTAA